Proteins co-encoded in one Bradyrhizobium sp. 170 genomic window:
- a CDS encoding tautomerase family protein, with protein sequence MPLLHISLRAGKPEAYRQAIFDSLYHAMREALSVPEDDQFMTITEHDAANFRYGNAYGVVRSADVVYIQITVFNTRTVEQKKGLFRRVAELLGENPGIRPQDVFVTILDAAKENWSVGHGLAQFA encoded by the coding sequence ATGCCGCTGCTTCACATCTCACTGCGCGCCGGAAAGCCGGAAGCCTACCGGCAGGCGATCTTCGACAGCCTCTACCATGCGATGCGCGAAGCGCTCAGTGTGCCCGAAGACGACCAGTTCATGACCATCACGGAGCATGACGCGGCGAACTTCCGATACGGTAATGCCTACGGCGTCGTCCGGAGTGCCGATGTCGTGTACATCCAGATTACCGTGTTCAACACCCGCACCGTCGAGCAAAAAAAGGGGCTGTTCCGGCGCGTCGCGGAGCTGCTCGGCGAAAATCCGGGCATCCGGCCGCAGGACGTTTTCGTGACCATTCTCGACGCCGCGAAAGAGAACTGGTCCGTCGGCCACGGCCTCGCGCAATTCGCCTGA
- a CDS encoding methyl-accepting chemotaxis protein: MSVALRSQTANVTKQSANTAGAENEADVSALIARLTAEVNQVACEKTKSIQKITNQMKMLALNALIESSRAGAQGAGFAVVAQEVRNVGQQVETIARELESQLTNRTGNLMNSIAQMADRSRGERMVDLSLNAIELIDRNLYERTCDVRWWATDSAVVDCAAAPEAAAVAHASERMAVILGAYTVYLDLWLCDLDGHVRANGRADRFGVVGQNVAHTKWFRAARDLRSGDEYAIGDVECQPLLGNAQVVTYCASVRAGGKAHGKPTGVLAVHFDWEPQARAIVQGVRVGAADKARVLLVDSNFRVIAASDGQGLLTERVSLPLEGRRSGFHQDRSGALVAFHATPGYETYKGLGWFGVIQGGAG, translated from the coding sequence ATGTCCGTCGCGCTTCGCTCCCAAACCGCAAACGTAACAAAACAGTCAGCCAATACAGCGGGCGCCGAGAACGAGGCCGACGTTTCCGCGCTGATCGCCAGATTGACCGCCGAGGTCAACCAGGTCGCCTGCGAGAAGACCAAGTCGATCCAGAAGATCACCAACCAGATGAAGATGCTGGCGCTGAACGCGCTGATCGAGAGCTCGCGCGCCGGCGCCCAGGGCGCGGGCTTTGCCGTGGTGGCGCAGGAAGTCCGCAACGTCGGCCAGCAGGTCGAGACCATCGCCCGCGAGCTCGAAAGCCAGCTCACCAACCGGACCGGCAATCTGATGAACTCGATCGCGCAGATGGCCGACCGCTCGCGCGGCGAGCGCATGGTCGATCTGTCACTGAATGCCATCGAGCTGATCGACCGCAATCTCTATGAGCGCACCTGCGACGTGCGCTGGTGGGCGACCGACTCCGCCGTCGTCGATTGCGCGGCGGCGCCCGAGGCCGCAGCGGTCGCACATGCGTCGGAACGGATGGCCGTGATCCTTGGCGCCTATACCGTCTATCTCGATCTCTGGCTGTGCGATCTCGATGGCCATGTGCGCGCCAACGGCCGCGCCGATCGCTTTGGCGTCGTCGGCCAGAACGTGGCGCACACCAAGTGGTTTCGCGCGGCACGGGACCTGCGCTCCGGCGACGAATACGCAATCGGCGACGTCGAATGCCAGCCCTTGCTCGGCAATGCCCAGGTCGTGACCTATTGCGCCAGCGTTCGCGCCGGCGGCAAAGCCCATGGCAAGCCGACCGGCGTGCTGGCGGTTCATTTCGACTGGGAGCCGCAGGCCCGCGCCATCGTCCAGGGCGTGCGTGTCGGCGCCGCCGACAAGGCACGCGTGCTGCTGGTCGATTCGAATTTCCGGGTGATCGCGGCGTCCGACGGTCAGGGCCTGCTCACCGAGCGCGTCTCGCTTCCGCTGGAGGGACGGCGCTCCGGCTTCCATCAGGACCGCTCCGGCGCACTGGTCGCGTTCCACGCCACGCCCGGCTACGAGACCTACAAGGGCCTCGGCTGGTTCGGCGTGATCCAGGGCGGCGCGGGATAG
- a CDS encoding alpha/beta fold hydrolase — translation MVYAALVVALVLICMICLNYLFPEFTARQLLALRLKVMGFSDNRVRIPGFNIAYWEAGTGEPLVLVHGMGVDRGTMLDVAGKLKQQFRVILPDLPGFGDSDKPEAADYGIQAQVDHLRQFIEAVGLRQVHLGGHSMGGWISAGLASSHPEMIASLWLIAAAGTADLEGSVAMEAYRRGEYLLCCRTPQDLRGVMGLAMVKLPTLPYCVWQTLGRRAAANYELHKKIFDRIMADVAGYDLEKRLSGIKAPTLLVWGDSDRLVPPSALQTFKRLIPNARPILLSGVGHVPQMEAIDRCAADYLAFRQSI, via the coding sequence ATGGTTTACGCAGCACTCGTTGTTGCACTCGTTCTGATTTGCATGATCTGCCTCAATTACCTTTTCCCTGAATTCACCGCGCGGCAACTCCTCGCGCTTCGCCTGAAGGTCATGGGCTTTTCCGACAACAGGGTTCGCATACCAGGCTTCAACATCGCGTATTGGGAAGCGGGCACAGGAGAGCCGCTGGTTCTGGTTCACGGCATGGGGGTGGATCGAGGCACGATGCTGGACGTCGCTGGAAAACTGAAGCAGCAATTCCGCGTCATCCTTCCCGATCTTCCCGGGTTTGGCGACAGCGACAAGCCCGAGGCGGCCGACTACGGCATTCAGGCGCAGGTCGATCATCTGCGTCAGTTCATTGAAGCCGTTGGACTGCGCCAGGTGCATCTGGGCGGTCACTCGATGGGAGGATGGATCAGCGCCGGTCTTGCATCCTCCCATCCCGAAATGATCGCCAGCCTTTGGCTGATTGCGGCGGCCGGAACGGCCGATCTGGAAGGTTCGGTGGCGATGGAGGCGTACAGGCGCGGCGAATATCTGCTTTGCTGCCGCACGCCGCAGGATCTCCGCGGCGTGATGGGGCTTGCCATGGTGAAGCTCCCGACGCTTCCGTACTGCGTCTGGCAGACGTTGGGCCGGCGGGCCGCGGCCAATTATGAATTGCACAAGAAGATATTCGACCGGATCATGGCCGACGTCGCCGGCTACGATCTCGAAAAGCGGCTTTCCGGGATCAAGGCCCCGACATTGCTTGTCTGGGGAGATTCCGATCGCCTTGTGCCTCCATCCGCGCTTCAAACGTTCAAGCGGCTGATTCCGAACGCTCGGCCGATCCTGCTGAGCGGCGTCGGGCACGTGCCGCAGATGGAGGCGATCGACCGTTGCGCGGCCGACTATCTCGCTTTTCGGCAATCGATCTAG
- a CDS encoding homoserine dehydrogenase codes for MVAPLKVGIAGLGTVGAEVVRLIEEQSRTLSERSGRGVRVVAVTARSKAKKRSLDLRGIDWAKSPLALATDPNIDCFVELMGGSGEPALSAIEAALKAGKSVVTANKALIAKHGIRLAKAAEKHGGALNYEAAVGAAIPVIKTLREGLCGTGVNRVYGILNGTCNYILTRMEQEGLSFAECLKDAQRLGYAEANPSFDVDGHDTAQKLAILASLAFGTRVAQSAVYVEGISSITPEDLRAAEELGYRVKLLGVAVRTAKGIEQRVHPTMVPKSSSIAQVMGVTNAVTIDGEGIPPITLVGPGAGGAATASAVVADIADVARGIRAKPFGRPVERLRETSKAPMERHEGGYYIRLMARDLAGTAATIATRLAEQKISLESIVQRHPEGVDLNGATKKASPVPVILITYATSEDAVYRALEAVQRDKVISGRPQVIRIEKN; via the coding sequence ATGGTCGCACCCCTGAAAGTGGGTATCGCGGGGCTCGGCACTGTTGGCGCCGAAGTCGTCCGCCTCATCGAAGAGCAGTCGCGGACGCTGTCCGAGCGCAGCGGGCGCGGCGTGCGCGTCGTTGCCGTCACTGCACGCTCGAAGGCAAAGAAGCGTTCGCTCGACCTGCGCGGCATCGACTGGGCCAAAAGCCCGCTGGCGTTGGCCACTGACCCCAACATCGATTGCTTCGTCGAACTGATGGGCGGCTCCGGTGAGCCGGCGCTGTCGGCGATCGAGGCCGCGCTGAAGGCCGGCAAGTCGGTGGTCACAGCCAACAAGGCGCTGATCGCCAAGCACGGCATCCGGCTGGCGAAGGCCGCCGAGAAGCATGGCGGCGCCCTGAACTACGAGGCGGCGGTCGGCGCGGCCATTCCCGTCATCAAGACCCTTCGCGAGGGGCTTTGCGGCACCGGCGTCAATCGCGTCTACGGCATCCTCAATGGCACCTGCAATTACATCCTGACCCGGATGGAGCAGGAGGGCCTGTCGTTTGCCGAATGCCTGAAGGATGCGCAGCGGCTCGGCTATGCCGAAGCCAATCCGTCGTTCGACGTCGACGGCCACGACACCGCGCAGAAGCTTGCAATCCTGGCCAGCCTCGCCTTCGGCACCAGGGTGGCGCAGAGCGCGGTCTATGTCGAAGGCATCTCCTCGATCACGCCGGAAGATCTTCGCGCGGCGGAGGAACTGGGCTATCGCGTAAAACTGCTTGGCGTGGCGGTACGCACGGCGAAGGGCATTGAGCAGCGCGTGCATCCGACCATGGTGCCGAAATCATCCTCGATTGCGCAGGTGATGGGCGTCACCAACGCCGTCACCATCGACGGCGAAGGCATTCCACCGATCACGCTGGTGGGACCGGGCGCCGGCGGGGCTGCAACGGCGTCTGCCGTGGTGGCCGACATCGCCGACGTGGCGCGTGGTATTCGCGCAAAACCGTTCGGGCGCCCGGTGGAGCGGCTGCGCGAAACCAGCAAGGCGCCGATGGAGCGCCACGAGGGCGGTTACTACATCCGCCTGATGGCGCGTGACCTCGCCGGTACCGCCGCTACCATCGCCACGCGCCTGGCCGAACAGAAGATTTCACTGGAGTCGATCGTGCAGCGGCATCCCGAAGGTGTCGACCTGAATGGTGCCACGAAAAAAGCGTCACCGGTTCCGGTCATCCTGATTACCTACGCAACATCAGAGGATGCGGTGTATCGTGCGCTAGAGGCGGTACAACGCGACAAGGTGATCAGCGGCCGACCGCAGGTGATACGAATCGAGAAAAACTAG
- a CDS encoding LysR substrate-binding domain-containing protein, translating to MIERPLDLDSVQAFIRIAELGSFTRAADAMRTTQAAVSLKLKRLEERFGCRLIERTPRHVQLSAQGAAFLEHARELLEVHDRALALFAGARQRLTIGISDHVAGPELPALIARMNAQDPQLLIEIRIGSSGDLLQSFDRRELDTVIVRLHAGRSDGEILTEEQFGWFASPGWQHRAGEPLPLATMAEPCGVRALAGRLLDAAGVPWTEIFVGGGVAAVAAAVMAGLGVAALAPRMLPFGAVDVGRKLGLPDLPRLPVLLHTRVKDGRPRDALAALSAAFRSAVRG from the coding sequence ATGATTGAGCGCCCCCTCGACCTGGATTCTGTCCAGGCTTTCATCCGCATCGCCGAGCTTGGCAGCTTTACGCGCGCGGCTGATGCCATGCGGACGACGCAAGCCGCGGTCAGCTTGAAGCTGAAGCGGCTCGAAGAGAGATTCGGCTGCCGGCTCATCGAACGGACGCCCCGGCACGTGCAGCTTTCGGCGCAGGGCGCAGCCTTCCTCGAACACGCCCGCGAACTGCTGGAGGTGCACGATCGGGCGCTGGCCTTGTTTGCCGGAGCCCGGCAGCGCCTCACCATCGGCATCAGCGACCACGTTGCGGGGCCGGAACTCCCGGCGCTGATCGCGCGCATGAACGCGCAAGACCCGCAGCTGTTGATCGAAATCCGGATCGGGTCGTCGGGCGACCTGCTGCAAAGCTTCGACCGGCGCGAGCTCGACACGGTGATTGTTCGCCTGCACGCCGGACGAAGCGACGGGGAAATTCTTACCGAAGAACAATTCGGCTGGTTCGCAAGCCCAGGCTGGCAGCATCGCGCGGGCGAGCCTCTGCCGCTTGCCACGATGGCCGAGCCCTGCGGCGTGCGCGCGCTGGCCGGGCGGCTTCTCGATGCGGCAGGCGTGCCCTGGACAGAAATTTTCGTCGGCGGCGGCGTTGCGGCGGTCGCGGCGGCTGTCATGGCCGGGCTCGGCGTTGCTGCGTTGGCGCCGCGCATGCTGCCATTCGGCGCGGTTGATGTCGGCCGCAAGCTCGGGCTTCCCGACTTACCGCGCTTGCCGGTTCTGCTTCACACAAGGGTCAAGGACGGCCGGCCGCGCGATGCGCTTGCGGCGCTTTCGGCCGCCTTCAGGAGCGCGGTGCGAGGCTAG
- a CDS encoding LL-diaminopimelate aminotransferase encodes MEDFYRIRRLPPYVFEKVNQAKAAARNAGADIIDMGMGNPDLPTPPHVLEKLKETLGKPRTDRYSASRGINGLRKAQAAYYGRRFGVKLNPDTQIVATLGSKEGFANVAQAITAPGDVVLCPNPSYPIHAFGFLMAGGVIRSVPSEPTPQFFEAVERAIIHSIPKPIALIVCYPSNPTAYVADLDFYRDLVAFAKKHEIFILSDLAYAEVYFDDNNPPPSVLQVPGAMDVAVEFTSMSKTFSMAGWRMGFAVGNERIIAALARVKSYLDYGAFTPIQVAATAALNGPDDCIKEMRDTYRKRRDALVESFGRAGWEIPPPQASMFAWAPLPKTFEGVGSMQFATLMVEKSGVVVSPGVAFGEHGEGYVRIAMVENEQRIRQAARGVRRFLESGIETLHNVVPLANRR; translated from the coding sequence ATGGAAGATTTTTACCGCATCCGCCGTCTGCCGCCTTACGTGTTCGAGAAGGTCAACCAGGCCAAGGCGGCCGCGCGCAATGCCGGGGCCGACATCATCGACATGGGCATGGGCAATCCGGACCTGCCGACGCCGCCCCATGTGCTGGAGAAGCTGAAGGAGACGCTGGGCAAGCCGCGGACCGATCGCTACTCGGCCTCGCGCGGCATCAACGGCCTGCGCAAGGCGCAAGCCGCCTATTACGGGCGGCGGTTCGGCGTGAAACTCAATCCGGACACCCAGATCGTGGCCACCCTCGGCTCGAAGGAAGGTTTTGCCAACGTGGCGCAAGCGATTACCGCGCCCGGCGACGTCGTGCTGTGCCCCAATCCAAGCTATCCGATTCACGCCTTCGGCTTTCTGATGGCGGGCGGCGTGATCCGCTCGGTGCCCTCGGAACCGACGCCGCAGTTTTTCGAGGCGGTGGAACGCGCGATCATCCACTCGATCCCGAAGCCGATCGCGCTGATCGTCTGCTATCCCTCCAATCCGACCGCCTATGTCGCCGACCTCGATTTCTACCGGGATCTGGTGGCGTTCGCGAAGAAGCACGAGATCTTCATCCTGTCGGATCTGGCCTACGCCGAAGTCTATTTCGACGACAACAATCCGCCGCCCTCGGTGCTGCAGGTTCCCGGCGCGATGGACGTCGCCGTCGAGTTCACCTCGATGTCGAAGACGTTCTCGATGGCGGGCTGGCGCATGGGCTTTGCCGTCGGCAACGAGCGCATCATCGCCGCGCTGGCGCGGGTGAAATCCTACCTCGACTACGGCGCGTTCACGCCCATTCAGGTCGCCGCCACCGCCGCGCTGAACGGACCGGACGATTGCATCAAGGAAATGCGCGACACCTACCGCAAGCGCCGCGACGCGCTGGTCGAATCGTTTGGCCGGGCCGGCTGGGAGATTCCGCCGCCGCAGGCCTCGATGTTCGCCTGGGCGCCGCTGCCCAAGACCTTCGAGGGCGTCGGCAGCATGCAGTTCGCGACCCTGATGGTGGAGAAGTCCGGCGTGGTGGTTTCGCCGGGCGTCGCCTTCGGCGAGCATGGCGAGGGCTATGTCCGCATCGCCATGGTGGAAAACGAGCAACGTATCCGTCAGGCCGCCCGCGGGGTGCGGCGCTTCCTTGAAAGCGGCATTGAAACGTTGCACAACGTGGTTCCTCTCGCCAACCGGCGCTAA
- the glpX gene encoding class II fructose-bisphosphatase produces the protein MSTHISVPPQLLLERILTLEIVRVTERAAVSAARLRGHGQEKPADQAAVDAMRRELNKLPIEGTIVIGEGERDEAPMLFIGEKVGLNAGPQVDIAVDPLEGTTLCAKNMPGAIATMAMADGGTLLHAPDVYMQKLAVGPGYAKGVVELDASPADNVRRLAKAKGVEPAAITVLVLDRPRHADIIAGVRSTGAAVRLITDGDVAGVIHCADPDNTGVDMYIGTGGAPEGVLAAAALRCIGGQMQCRLILDSDEKRERAHKMGVTDPRMIYGIEDMVRGDCLFAATGVTTGSLLSGVKFRKDVIETETVVMRSVTGTVRYIKAEHRQLDKFHLD, from the coding sequence ATGTCGACCCATATTTCCGTTCCGCCGCAGTTACTGCTCGAGCGCATCCTGACGCTCGAGATCGTGCGGGTGACGGAACGCGCGGCGGTTTCGGCCGCGCGGCTGCGCGGCCACGGCCAGGAGAAGCCGGCGGACCAGGCCGCGGTCGATGCGATGCGCCGCGAACTCAACAAGCTGCCGATCGAAGGCACCATCGTGATCGGCGAGGGCGAGCGCGACGAGGCGCCGATGCTGTTCATCGGCGAGAAGGTCGGGCTGAACGCCGGTCCCCAGGTCGACATTGCCGTCGACCCGCTGGAAGGCACTACGTTGTGCGCCAAGAACATGCCGGGCGCGATCGCGACCATGGCGATGGCCGATGGCGGCACGCTGTTGCATGCGCCCGACGTCTACATGCAGAAGCTCGCGGTCGGCCCGGGCTACGCCAAGGGCGTGGTCGAACTCGACGCGTCGCCTGCCGACAATGTCCGCCGCCTTGCGAAAGCCAAGGGCGTCGAGCCCGCGGCGATCACGGTGCTGGTGCTCGATCGCCCGCGCCACGCCGATATCATCGCAGGCGTCCGCTCGACCGGCGCTGCGGTGCGGCTGATCACCGACGGCGACGTGGCGGGCGTGATCCATTGCGCCGATCCCGATAACACCGGCGTCGACATGTATATCGGCACCGGCGGCGCGCCCGAGGGCGTGCTGGCGGCGGCAGCGCTGCGCTGCATCGGCGGCCAGATGCAGTGCCGGCTGATCCTCGACAGCGACGAGAAGCGTGAGCGCGCGCACAAGATGGGCGTGACCGATCCGAGGATGATCTACGGGATCGAGGACATGGTGCGGGGCGACTGCCTGTTTGCGGCAACCGGCGTCACGACAGGCTCGCTGCTCTCGGGCGTCAAGTTCCGCAAGGACGTCATCGAGACCGAAACGGTGGTGATGCGCTCGGTCACCGGCACGGTGCGCTACATCAAGGCCGAACACCGGCAGTTGGATAAATTCCACCTGGATTGA
- the recJ gene encoding single-stranded-DNA-specific exonuclease RecJ, with protein MTLPASALPVELPPAFLGVLRSATGKLWRDRLDARGAARALAITQRYQLPEMLARVLAGRDVGIDEVEDFLDPTIRKLMPDPHTVTAMETAARRIADAAARAEKVAIFGDYDVDGATSAALLAWHLRHCGLDPLIHIPDRIFEGYGPNVEAVRGLAAKGATLLVTVDCGTTSLEPLAEARKLGMSVVVIDHHQTGDELPEVDALVNPNRADDLSGLGHLAAVGLVLITLVAVNRELRSRGFWNAERPEPDLLGMLHHVALGTVADVAPLTGLNRAFVAKGLIAMRRRDHVGHTALMDVARLNGPPEAWHLGFMLGPRINAGGRIGRADLGVRLLLEGDVSEAARIAAELDRLNSERRIIEQAAEAQAEAEALASLGLEDKGAVIVTAAEGWHPGIVGLVASRLKEKFARPAFAIALEPGGIGTGSGRSISGVDLGKAVRRAVKEKLLMKGGGHAMAAGVTLRKEKLAEFRAFMESALAEDVANSRHENELFIDGAVSARSVTVEFATMLNRAGPFGAANPEPVIALPAHQLVYADEVGQAHLRLRFKSGDGAIVNGIAFRSVGQKLGHALSQNRGQPLHVAGSLAVDRFQGSERVQLRVTDVAVPDPGPAVIR; from the coding sequence ATGACGCTTCCCGCATCCGCACTTCCCGTTGAACTGCCGCCGGCGTTTCTCGGCGTATTGCGTTCGGCGACCGGCAAATTGTGGCGCGACCGGCTCGACGCCAGGGGGGCGGCGCGGGCGCTGGCGATCACGCAGCGCTACCAGTTGCCGGAGATGCTGGCGCGCGTGCTGGCGGGCCGCGACGTCGGGATCGACGAGGTCGAGGACTTTCTCGATCCGACTATCCGTAAACTGATGCCTGATCCCCACACCGTGACGGCGATGGAGACGGCGGCGAGGCGCATTGCCGACGCGGCCGCGCGCGCCGAGAAGGTCGCGATCTTCGGCGATTACGACGTGGATGGTGCGACCTCGGCGGCGCTGCTGGCCTGGCATTTGCGCCATTGCGGGCTCGATCCGCTGATTCATATCCCCGACCGCATCTTCGAAGGCTACGGGCCCAATGTCGAGGCGGTGCGCGGTCTCGCAGCCAAAGGCGCCACGCTGCTCGTCACCGTCGATTGCGGCACCACCAGCCTCGAGCCGCTGGCGGAAGCACGGAAGCTCGGCATGTCGGTCGTCGTTATCGATCACCACCAGACCGGCGACGAATTGCCCGAGGTCGATGCGCTGGTGAACCCGAACCGGGCTGATGATCTGTCCGGCCTCGGCCATCTCGCAGCCGTCGGCCTCGTGCTGATCACGCTGGTGGCGGTGAACCGGGAATTGCGTAGCCGCGGCTTCTGGAATGCAGAGCGGCCGGAGCCGGATCTGCTCGGCATGCTGCACCATGTGGCGCTCGGCACCGTCGCCGACGTCGCGCCCCTGACCGGGCTCAACCGCGCCTTCGTCGCCAAGGGCCTGATTGCGATGCGCCGCCGCGACCATGTCGGCCATACCGCGCTGATGGACGTGGCGCGGCTGAACGGCCCGCCCGAGGCCTGGCATCTCGGCTTCATGCTGGGGCCGCGCATCAATGCGGGCGGCCGGATCGGGCGCGCCGATCTCGGGGTGCGGCTTTTGCTGGAGGGCGACGTCTCGGAGGCCGCGCGGATCGCGGCCGAACTCGACCGGCTCAACAGCGAGCGCCGCATCATCGAGCAGGCGGCGGAGGCGCAAGCCGAGGCCGAAGCGCTGGCTTCGCTCGGGCTCGAGGACAAGGGCGCGGTGATCGTGACCGCCGCCGAGGGCTGGCATCCCGGCATCGTCGGCCTGGTCGCCTCGCGGCTGAAGGAGAAATTTGCACGTCCCGCCTTTGCCATCGCGCTGGAGCCGGGCGGCATCGGCACCGGCTCGGGCCGCTCGATCTCGGGCGTCGATCTCGGCAAGGCGGTACGGCGGGCGGTGAAAGAAAAATTGCTGATGAAGGGCGGCGGTCACGCGATGGCCGCGGGCGTGACGCTGCGCAAGGAGAAGCTCGCGGAGTTTCGCGCCTTCATGGAAAGCGCACTGGCCGAGGACGTCGCCAATTCCCGTCACGAAAATGAGCTGTTCATCGATGGCGCTGTCAGCGCGCGCAGCGTGACGGTAGAGTTCGCGACGATGCTGAACCGCGCCGGGCCGTTCGGGGCGGCCAATCCGGAGCCGGTGATCGCGCTGCCGGCGCATCAGCTCGTCTATGCCGATGAAGTCGGCCAAGCGCATCTGCGGTTGCGGTTCAAGTCCGGCGACGGCGCCATCGTCAACGGCATTGCGTTTCGATCGGTCGGGCAAAAGCTCGGCCACGCCCTGTCGCAAAACCGCGGCCAGCCCCTGCATGTGGCGGGATCGCTGGCGGTCGATCGCTTTCAGGGTTCGGAACGCGTGCAGTTGCGCGTGACCGACGTCGCGGTGCCGGACCCGGGACCGGCCGTGATCAGGTAG
- a CDS encoding haloacid dehalogenase type II, which yields MSDVSAVKALVFDVFGTVVDWRTSLINDFTKWSETSGIKADWTALVDGWRGVYMASMDEVRKHPERGYQILDTLHRRSLEKLVADMSIKGLSDADLHYLTMGWHRLHPWPDSVPGLTRLKQKYIISPLSNGNVALLTNMAKFASLPWDLVMSAELFEHYKPDPETYLGAAKLLCLPPEQVMMVAAHNGDLKAAQQNGLKTAFVARPTEYGPHQKYDFEARGDWDIVAKDFGGIADRLGC from the coding sequence ATGTCCGACGTGTCCGCGGTGAAGGCGCTGGTGTTCGACGTGTTCGGCACCGTCGTCGACTGGCGCACCAGCCTCATCAACGATTTCACCAAATGGTCGGAAACCTCCGGCATCAAGGCCGACTGGACCGCTTTGGTCGACGGCTGGCGCGGCGTCTACATGGCCTCGATGGACGAGGTCCGAAAGCATCCCGAGCGTGGCTATCAGATACTGGACACGCTGCACCGGCGGTCGCTGGAAAAACTGGTCGCCGATATGTCGATCAAGGGACTGAGCGACGCCGATCTGCATTACCTGACGATGGGCTGGCATCGTCTGCACCCCTGGCCCGACAGCGTGCCCGGCCTGACGCGGCTGAAGCAGAAGTACATCATCTCGCCGCTCTCCAACGGCAACGTCGCGCTGCTGACCAACATGGCGAAGTTCGCCAGCCTGCCGTGGGACCTCGTGATGTCGGCAGAACTGTTCGAGCACTACAAGCCGGATCCCGAAACCTATCTCGGCGCGGCAAAGTTGCTCTGCCTGCCGCCGGAGCAGGTGATGATGGTCGCCGCCCACAACGGCGATCTGAAAGCGGCGCAGCAGAACGGGCTGAAGACCGCCTTCGTCGCGCGTCCGACCGAATACGGCCCGCACCAGAAGTATGATTTCGAGGCCAGGGGCGACTGGGACATCGTCGCCAAGGATTTCGGCGGGATCGCCGATAGGTTGGGGTGCTAG
- a CDS encoding glucose 1-dehydrogenase: MTGQVQGKVALVTGGASGIGEAVSELLAGEGASVAVTDVDDLKGPEVVARIKKAGGEASFLHHDVTSEARWIEVVAEVMKRYGRLDVLVSNAGIGISVPSITEMSLSDWRRQTAINLDGVFLSVKHCLPLMRKTGGGSIIMMSSLAGLRGAAGLSGYSATKGGVRLFAKSIAMECATFGDGIRVNSVHPGIIDTPIWGKIPTEAAGNGQNAPIDPEERAKMVTPLGRAGHAEEIAQGVLYLASDASRYVTGTELVIDGGMYAGGIARRV, from the coding sequence ATGACAGGGCAGGTTCAGGGCAAGGTCGCGCTGGTGACGGGCGGTGCATCCGGCATCGGCGAAGCGGTTTCCGAATTGCTGGCGGGCGAGGGCGCGTCGGTCGCGGTCACCGATGTCGACGATTTGAAAGGGCCCGAGGTGGTGGCGCGGATCAAGAAGGCTGGTGGCGAAGCGAGCTTCCTGCATCACGACGTGACCAGCGAGGCGCGCTGGATCGAGGTCGTGGCCGAGGTCATGAAGCGCTATGGCCGGCTGGACGTGCTGGTCTCGAACGCCGGCATCGGCATATCCGTGCCGTCGATCACCGAGATGTCGCTTTCGGATTGGCGGCGGCAGACCGCGATCAATCTCGACGGCGTGTTCCTGTCGGTGAAGCATTGCCTGCCACTGATGCGCAAGACCGGCGGTGGCTCCATCATCATGATGTCGTCGCTGGCGGGCCTGCGCGGCGCGGCCGGTCTCTCCGGTTACTCCGCGACCAAGGGCGGTGTCCGGCTGTTCGCCAAGTCGATCGCGATGGAGTGCGCCACGTTCGGCGACGGCATCCGCGTCAACTCGGTGCATCCCGGCATCATCGACACGCCAATCTGGGGCAAGATTCCGACGGAGGCGGCGGGCAATGGCCAGAACGCGCCGATCGATCCGGAGGAGCGCGCGAAAATGGTAACGCCGCTGGGGCGTGCCGGCCACGCCGAAGAGATCGCGCAGGGCGTCTTGTATCTCGCATCCGACGCCTCACGCTACGTGACGGGGACCGAACTCGTCATCGACGGCGGCATGTATGCGGGCGGTATCGCGCGGAGAGTCTGA